ataattttctatttttttaaatcaacttttaattaattttttgaactttattaattaaaaattatataagaacCATAACTTTATTAACACAAAAATGTATAAATGTAAAAAGGATGTGATGAATAATAAACTACAAATTTCACATAACCTTATCCTATTTGTTAGTTTTTAACTCGGCCTTAGCCTTGTGATAAAGTTTTAGCTGATAAGCTGATAGAATTGATACGTCATTTTGGTACACCAAACAATTTTGGTACACCAAACAATAGATTTTAATATTGGATAGAATAATAGTTTATCCTATCATATCTGTTTTACCTTATCAACCAAAAATAGCCCTTAAGGTTTCAACCTATATTGTCTCCAAGTTGGACATCAAAATCACATATATGTAATGCAAGCAAGAACCCAAAGACGCTGAAGAACAATTTATCAAGCATGATGATTAATTATAACTTGTACAGTAACTTACCTGCAGGTGTTTTAACTTCTCAGAGGTTAGTTCATCGGTCAAACTGATCATCCTGTTAACATAAGACAGAAGGCACATGTGAGCTTTATGAAGTCAAAGAGAAAGGGTTACACAGTATTTTACAAACTGATATCTAACCGAGACTGAAGTTCTGAGATTTTGGCCAGCAGCAGTTGTTCTCTCTCTGAAGTTGTTGTATCAACCTAtaaattgttcaaaaaaaaatcaaacgcgtaaaaaattatgtttcacTATGCACAGGGTGATGTCACCGCAACAGCGCTAACAAGATCTTGGCCAAATATTGACATACGCAGTAGTGAACAATAAAATTAAGCATACATGTGATGGGGctaaatgaaatgaaaatttgCTTACACTTCCATTCTCTAAATTGCGAGGTAATGGTGGCAACTTTCCGTTCTGAGAAgctgaaaatattaaaaatattcatcatGTAAATCAATGCCATACCTTCAAACATAATGGAAAATCCTTCACTTACCATCAATTGCCTCAGCAGTTTGCAAGCTAGTCAACATACTCACTATAAGATCCTGGAATGAAACAGAAATCTCCAATAAGATTATAAATTGGTAATGTTACATGATCAGTTTTTCAAAGGAAACACAAGCAAAATATATGCCATTTCTCAAACTTCAGTTTCCCCCACCTGTTGAATAGACGTCTGCTGGAAAAGATTGTGAAGGTGAGGCACCAGAATTGATGCGGGGATATTGATATTGGCAGAATCATTGGAAGACTGCCCAGTTGGCTGAAGAGAAAGCATCCATCAAAAGACATATAAGCATTATATATCGAGCAAATACAATAATCAGTGAAGCATCCTAGATACTCTTTAACCAACCAAAGAAGccaatatttacaaaaaaaaactatataaataaGAAAGCTAGCTTTAGAACAAATGGTAAATGCACAAACCATTTGTTTGAAATCCAACATCCAATCGCCAACGCTGGCAGATTTCCTCAGTGGTGAGGAATCCTATATGTAATGTAATAGGAAGAGAATATCAAATGAGAGGGATAATGAACATAAACAATTGACAATAATCAATTAGACCATCAACCAACCTGTGGAGATCGACGTGAGACTGAACTTGCAGGAATATCCTGTGCAACAAATGAGGTCAGTTAAAAGTTGTAGATAttaaggacaaatcagttataGGAAAAAACCATACCTTCACCAGATCTAAATTTTCTGATGTCACTGAAAACCGCCCTTTAATTTGCACTAGATTAGCCTTAGATTTATCATCTGAGGAATCTCTAAATCCTAACAAGAGTTGAGggataaaaatcaaaatcaatagcTTAACAGTGCTGCTTCAAGAAATACCATAACTTGAAAACTGACATAGCTTACAACACAAATGATCATTGAAATACCTCCAGAGGATTTTATTGGAGCTGATAAACTATTTGCCGAAGCTCGGTTAGGAAGCATTAATGGACCACTAAAGCTTGGAGCTCGTCGTATATCACGATTACCTTTCTCACCTAATAACTGATTTTCATTCTCAAACCTGAAAGTAGTAAAGCATTGCTAATTAAACTGGAACAAGGACAACTCAATCACTAAAGTAATAAGCATAAAGTGACAGACTGGAAAAAGGCACGCAGTACAACATTgcgttttattattttaacttcAATTAAACTTGTTACATAGTATACTTATAAACAACTCAATAAAGATAAAAGGGAAGAAGCGGATTCTCCCAAAAACAAATCCTCGAGAAAGGTAGACTTCAAACTTCATAGGaactcaacaaaaaataaaataaacaattgatTGCCTTGCTTATAggttattaaatgtattttctaaattaatatcTACAATAACCACCATTAaccattaaaataattaatacaataacTTAATTGTTTTCTAGGTCCACATTGTCAGCTGCAAATCGAAATGGAGAGTGTAGCCCCAACCAATCATATACATATGTTTTGCAGTCTCATTCTCTTATTATTGAGGGTGTAAAAGAGTCAAGTCGAGCCAAGTACTTGAAGCTCAAGCTTGACTTGAAaataggggtgggaataggtcaagTCAACCAACAGGTTCTACGGCCTAGTCTACGTTAGGCTCAGGCCAGGGTAGGCTTTTTTCTAATAGACAAAGGCAATACTTCTTTGGAAACCTATTTGGCTAAAAGGTCGGGCTACAAGCCACTGAAAATTCTTTTAGACCTATCAAGCCGGCCTACTTAagcaaatataaataatattttttattactattattatattatttttaaaacactattattatattaaattttgtattttgtgttaaatCATAAATAAGCTAACTGTTTTTATCAATTTTCGACATATGTAAAGGTGTTATTAcaatttacaaatataatttaaataggATGTCATATAAAGTTAGATTCGCAACAAAAATGATGAAGTAATCTTTAAAACAGACTTTCAAGTCTTCCCAGGCTTTCGAAAAGGACAGGTCAGACCTTAAAAATGAGACAATGACAGGTAATCAACTAATAGGGACAGTATCACAAGTCTCCCCAATGACCCAACatttttaaaacaacatttcAAACCATCACACAAATTTCCCTAATTAAATGGAGAGAATTAAAAGACTAACAATTTATCTTTCTTAATAATTGAaggataattttgaaaagaaaatgtaCGATATCGACAATTTAATACAAAAACTACTTTTCTAATTCTTGTGTCTTGtccatttatttttgttgatcttAAGCCtcatatttattcatttaaaatatcaCGTGATTATTACTTTCCTGAATAATGGCTTAACCTCTTTCTGCATTACACCCTTTCAAGTTTCATTGATTTTCAATATATCTCTTTGTTGCTCAGATGTTTTTGTTCCTTCTTGGAAATCGGTGTTCTCATTCcaattccaaatgaaatctaacACTGCGAAAAATGTTTGAGATTTGAGTTGTTCACCTATATTTATTAGTGATAGCTGGAAAACTTGTTTTAATAAAGGCTTCTTCCCCATTTCAGTTTTCACTATTATCATTGCAATTGTGGAATTGAAATTCATACAAGGGTTCTAAGAGAAACTCTTTCGGAATTAGAGTAATACCTAACATACTCTGGGAGAATTAGAATCTatttactaaatttaatttcCAATTAAATGTTGAATGTTTGATGGTTTTTGTAACACTTTGAGTGACACACAAAATGGGTTTGATCTCCTTTTTGAGAATgagggttttaatttgtatgaaGGGAAGGTGTTCAATGATGAAATTTTCTCATCTTAGTGCAAACAGAGGATGAAAACCAAATAAACCAACGGAAGGAAGAATGAGAAGCTTGGGGAAGAGAGCTGTCAAAATGTGAGTCGTTAGATCATCAGAAATAAATGGACAAGATTTGGTGTCAAAATTAACTGACACCTGGTGTCAACAGTTAGGCTAATAtggaaattaatatatttaaacgtTACTTATATCCTTGATATATATAGAGCAATCGGTTTCCTTGATATTCCAAAAGCATAGAAggtttatattaaaattttagcttATAATCCTCAACCCTATAGGACACAAGAAAAGGGAAAATTAGTTAGAGCAGATAGCTAGAGAGATTTGGTTAGATGATGTGTAAGGGTAGAGGTATCATTCAGAATTGTTAGCATTGAGTAAACTGTAGTGCAGAGAAGTGCGTTTTAGAGAAAGAGAAAGGGAGAGGGACATAATTGATATTCTGCAAAGAGGGTTTGGTTCTTGACCAAATGGCCAGATCCAAATTGGTCTTCGTAATGAAACTTGTTAAGGTGGGGTAAATGGGAGCTTCTACCTACAAAGCTCATATATGAACATGAACAATGCTAACAACACACTCTTTAACAAACATTTTTCAACATACACTCTTAGATTGGTTAAATTCCACATGGTCTCACCAAATTCATATGGGACCCATATGATTTAGTGAGATCTATgtaaattttaaccaatcatagGTAGTGTGTGATACAGAGTGTGTTGTTAGCACTCCTCTTTGAACATTATGGGACTGGGTCAAGCCCAAGCTGACAGAATAAAATAATCTCTTACTGTTCCCGGAGCAAagtagactagaataaacagaCATGGTTGATTATAGTTTCCTAGATTTCCAGTTTCCAAATTGCAACTTCGAGGACAAGGTTGAATTTCAAGGGGACGGCATTGTTAGGACATAAGAGAATGGAAAATCAGTAAGTGCAGTTAGCTAGTTAGTTAGAGGGAATGagtttgataaataaataaataaatgcaagGTGCAAGGGTACAGGCATCAGTATCATTCAGATTTGTGCGCATTGAGTGAACTGAGAAAGGCTCTGCTGGGAGAGGAAACCCTTAGAGGAGAATCTATTCCTCCTATTTTAAATCATCCAATAAAACTGTTCCTTATCTTTGtttatattatactaatttTCCATTCTCTTCTCTAAATTCCTAACATAACCTTATTGTTTCTTTCCTCATTAACCATTCAAACATGGGGAAGACAATGCCTTTCCGTCCTTCCCTTCCATTTCGTTCCACCCCTTTCCTTTCCTTTCCATTCCATTTCATTCTCtaaaacttcaaaatataacccaatataagaacaaaaaacaaatatatgctATGAAATATGCAATATACCTTTCAAATAGACGCCCTCTTTCAGGTAAATAACTACCAAGCACTGCACCAGGCATCAACGGCCCACTTTGGGTTTTACCAATTTTCATTGACTGAGTTCTAATCTTGCTTGTTCCCATGTCCTTCTCTGAAGTAGATGGTGCTGCCTCAGCAATTGATCCATTTCTTTTATCACTCTGTTGTACATCATTACCACCTACTTGTAACGCAGACTCATCTTGTTGCAAGTTATCTGAATTCCTGATGTCCACACTAAACTGGGAATCACTTGTATCCTGTCATTACAATTAACAAAGATTTTCATTGGTCATTTTTACAGTAAGAAATCACTAGACATGATTTGTTATAAGACACTGTGGCACCTATGTAGCTAACTTAGGGACTCCACCTAGTGGAAAAAGGCATGGTGGTTGTGTTCTTAAGATAAAGAAAGTTTGAAACGGTTGAACCAACCTTGTTAGAGCTGAAGAACTtgttttcatcttcttcctttATCTCTgcaatatcatcatcatcctgCACCTAgtaagatcatgagatgttaaCTCTGACCGCAAAGAGAAAACTAGCTAAGTATAAAAATCTGAAAACACAATAAATCATACCAATGATGCTTGAGCTTTCAAATCATCAATGTCGAAGTTCCACGCACTAACTCCTCGCTTATATTCACTCTAGAAAGGGAAATATATAAGTGGATTAGACTTCACTAGTTAAAGAACAACAATATCGTTTTCACTTTTCGGCAAGAAAAACATACACTTCAATAGATGTTAACTGAAGCTTTAAAATCTCATGCTTTCAAAAGAAAGGTAATCTCTTTATCTCACTTGAAAACCAAAAACATTTTTAGAATTCGGATCAATTGCCTAAAATCCCTCCCCTTTGTATAGCAAAGACTAAGACTGTAGACTACTTGACAGTACTGTGATATCAATAAAAGATGCATTTTAGTTAAGAAAAGTACTTCATTGATTTGTTCATCAATTCTTTATAAGGTGTTTGGCGAAAAAATAATAGGGCTCTTAAGCGAAAGCAGAAGAAAATAAACATGTGTTAAAGTGAAGCAAAAATAATAACTGGATATTCTCCAAGGAAACAAAGaagcagaagaaaaaaaatcagatatTTTCTTTATAGAAATGCTCTTTGCGAAAACATTTACTTAGCAAACTTTTACCACAAGACCATAT
The genomic region above belongs to Cicer arietinum cultivar CDC Frontier isolate Library 1 chromosome 4, Cicar.CDCFrontier_v2.0, whole genome shotgun sequence and contains:
- the LOC101491021 gene encoding uncharacterized protein isoform X1 gives rise to the protein MGSGSRNYSANPNDYKLLEEVGYGASATVFHAIYLPYNEEVAVKSLDLDRCNSNLDDIRKEAQIMSLIDHRNVVKSHCSFVVDRKLWVIMPFMAQGSCLHLMKAAYPDGFEEDAIGSILKETLKALDYLHQHGHIHRDVKAGNILLDSNGEVKLGDFGVSASMFDTGDRQRSRNTFVGTPCWMAPEVLQPGTGYNFKADIWSFGITALELAHGHAPFSKYPPMKVLLMTIQNAPPGLDYDRDRKFSKSFKEMVAMCLVKDQTKRPSVDKLLKHSFFKQAKPPEISVKKLFADLPPLWTRVKALQLKDAAQLALKRMPSAEQEAISQSEYKRGVSAWNFDIDDLKAQASLVQDDDDIAEIKEEDENKFFSSNKDTSDSQFSVDIRNSDNLQQDESALQVGGNDVQQSDKRNGSIAEAAPSTSEKDMGTSKIRTQSMKIGKTQSGPLMPGAVLGSYLPERGRLFERFENENQLLGEKGNRDIRRAPSFSGPLMLPNRASANSLSAPIKSSGGFRDSSDDKSKANLVQIKGRFSVTSENLDLVKDIPASSVSRRSPQDSSPLRKSASVGDWMLDFKQMPTGQSSNDSANINIPASILVPHLHNLFQQTSIQQDLIVSMLTSLQTAEAIDASQNGKLPPLPRNLENGSVDTTTSEREQLLLAKISELQSRMISLTDELTSEKLKHLQLQQQMAALYSQEQNGERNEGA
- the LOC101491021 gene encoding uncharacterized protein isoform X2, whose protein sequence is MGSGSRNYSANPNDYKLLEEVGYGASATVFHAIYLPYNEEVAVKSLDLDRCNSNLDDIRKEAQIMSLIDHRNVVKSHCSFVVDRKLWVIMPFMAQGSCLHLMKAAYPDGFEEDAIGSILKETLKALDYLHQHGHIHRDVKAGNILLDSNGEVKLGDFGVSASMFDTGDRQRSRNTFVGTPCWMAPEVLQPGTGYNFKADIWSFGITALELAHGHAPFSKYPPMKVLLMTIQNAPPGLDYDRDRKFSKSFKEMVAMCLVKDQTKRPSVDKLLKHSFFKQAKPPEISVKKLFADLPPLWTRVKALQLKDAAQLALKRMPSAEQEAISQSEYKRGVSAWNFDIDDLKAQASLDDDDIAEIKEEDENKFFSSNKDTSDSQFSVDIRNSDNLQQDESALQVGGNDVQQSDKRNGSIAEAAPSTSEKDMGTSKIRTQSMKIGKTQSGPLMPGAVLGSYLPERGRLFERFENENQLLGEKGNRDIRRAPSFSGPLMLPNRASANSLSAPIKSSGGFRDSSDDKSKANLVQIKGRFSVTSENLDLVKDIPASSVSRRSPQDSSPLRKSASVGDWMLDFKQMPTGQSSNDSANINIPASILVPHLHNLFQQTSIQQDLIVSMLTSLQTAEAIDASQNGKLPPLPRNLENGSVDTTTSEREQLLLAKISELQSRMISLTDELTSEKLKHLQLQQQMAALYSQEQNGERNEGA